In Pseudomonas fluorescens, one genomic interval encodes:
- the rtcA gene encoding RNA 3'-terminal phosphate cyclase yields the protein MEQQVIELDGAIGGGQVLRSALSLSMVTGQAFRIKQIRARRSRPGLLRQHLTAVMAAAEVCGARIAGAELGSQELRFEPGAIRSGDYRFAIGTAGSCTLVLQTLLPALLQAPGTSRVRISGGTHNPLAPPVDFLTRSWLPLMRRMGAGIELDLLRHGFVPAGGGEIDVTVQPSQLTPLDLCERGALLSQQALALTAGLAPSVAERELNQVAKRLRWAAETLHPITLDPARGPGNVLLLEYVFEQVTEVFSAFGQVLLRAEKVADTAINQATDWLRSDAAMAEHLADQLLLPMALAGGGSFTTPRMTEHLHSNIAVIERFLPVTIECSEEGAERLRVEVRSCR from the coding sequence ATGGAACAGCAAGTGATTGAACTGGACGGCGCGATTGGCGGCGGTCAGGTGTTGCGCAGCGCGCTGAGCCTGTCGATGGTGACGGGCCAGGCGTTTCGCATTAAACAGATTCGTGCCCGCCGCAGTCGGCCGGGATTGTTACGCCAGCATTTGACGGCAGTGATGGCGGCCGCCGAAGTCTGCGGCGCACGGATCGCGGGAGCGGAACTGGGCTCGCAGGAGTTGCGCTTCGAGCCGGGAGCGATTCGTTCGGGTGATTACCGGTTTGCGATCGGCACGGCCGGTAGTTGCACGTTGGTGTTGCAGACATTGCTGCCGGCGCTGTTGCAGGCGCCGGGCACAAGTCGCGTACGGATCAGCGGCGGTACGCATAATCCGTTGGCGCCGCCTGTCGATTTCCTTACGCGCAGCTGGTTGCCGTTGATGCGGCGCATGGGTGCCGGCATTGAGCTGGATCTGCTGCGTCACGGCTTTGTCCCGGCCGGTGGCGGTGAGATCGACGTCACGGTGCAGCCGTCGCAACTGACGCCGCTGGACCTGTGTGAGCGTGGGGCGCTGCTGTCGCAGCAAGCCTTGGCGCTGACGGCCGGTCTCGCACCGAGCGTCGCCGAGCGTGAACTGAATCAGGTGGCGAAACGCTTGCGCTGGGCAGCGGAAACTTTGCATCCGATCACGCTCGACCCGGCGCGTGGCCCCGGTAACGTGCTGTTACTGGAGTACGTGTTCGAGCAGGTCACCGAAGTCTTCAGTGCCTTTGGCCAGGTGTTGTTACGGGCGGAGAAGGTCGCTGATACCGCAATCAATCAGGCGACAGACTGGTTACGCAGTGACGCTGCGATGGCGGAACACCTCGCCGATCAGTTGCTGCTGCCGATGGCGCTGGCCGGCGGTGGATCATTTACCACCCCAAGGATGACCGAGCATCTGCACAGCAACATCGCGGTGATCGAGCGCTTCTTGCCGGTCACTATCGAATGCTCGGAAGAGGGCGCCGAGCGTCTGCGGGTTGAGGTCCGCAGCTGTCGCTGA
- a CDS encoding nucleotidyltransferase domain-containing protein, which yields MEFAERHPLCATMRARVLEELARIERERNVTVLYACESGSRAWGFASTDSDYDVRFVYVEKPQWFVQVDTPRAVIERPLDDELDVSGWELRKTLGLLRKSNPTLLEWLDSPLVYRSESAQVTQLRELAEAFYSPPAARNHYLSMAKNNFRQYLQGDSVRFKKYFYVLRPLLAVRWIDQGRGRPPMTFADLLTTVDDRALLAEVDELLALKRNADERAYGPRRPALHRFITAELERDVPTLLRTQEDSRRLDDYLRETVGLYA from the coding sequence ATGGAATTTGCAGAACGCCACCCGCTGTGTGCCACGATGCGTGCGCGGGTACTGGAAGAGTTGGCGCGTATAGAGCGCGAGCGCAATGTCACGGTGTTGTACGCCTGTGAGTCCGGCAGTCGGGCCTGGGGCTTTGCCTCGACCGACAGCGACTACGACGTCCGGTTCGTGTACGTGGAAAAACCGCAGTGGTTCGTTCAGGTCGACACGCCGCGCGCTGTGATCGAGCGGCCATTGGACGACGAGCTGGACGTCAGCGGCTGGGAACTGCGCAAGACCCTCGGGTTGTTGCGCAAGTCCAACCCGACGTTGCTGGAGTGGCTCGACTCGCCATTGGTGTACCGCAGCGAAAGCGCGCAGGTTACGCAACTGCGGGAGCTGGCCGAAGCGTTCTACAGCCCGCCGGCAGCCCGCAACCACTATCTGTCGATGGCGAAAAACAACTTTCGCCAGTACCTGCAAGGCGACAGCGTACGGTTCAAGAAGTACTTCTACGTGCTGCGGCCGTTGCTGGCGGTGCGCTGGATCGATCAGGGGCGTGGGCGTCCACCGATGACCTTCGCCGACCTGCTGACCACGGTCGACGACCGCGCACTGCTGGCTGAAGTCGACGAACTGCTGGCACTTAAACGCAATGCCGACGAGCGCGCCTACGGCCCGCGTCGTCCGGCGCTGCACAGGTTCATCACTGCCGAACTCGAGCGCGATGTGCCCACATTACTCAGAACTCAGGAAGACTCGCGACGACTGGATGATTACCTCAGGGAGACCGTCGGGTTGTACGCGTAA
- a CDS encoding RtcB family protein — protein sequence MKAHTYQLLEVANGKPIKLWTEGVPVENEAREQLMNTAKMPFIFKHLAVMPDVHLGKGSTIGSVIPTVGAIIPAAVGVDIGCGMIAARTSLTAADLPDNLQGLRSAIEQAVPHGRSSNRSRRDKGAWDEIPQQADLAWAGLQPRFKLITDKYPKLTNTNNRGHLGTLGSGNHFIEVCLDEANRVWFMLHSGSRGVGNAIGNLFIQMAQADMRQHIANLPDRDLAYFEEGSQHFDDYVEAVSWAQDFARQNRELMMRAVIQATRQIIRKPFEVALEAVNCHHNYVQKERHFGEEILVTRKGAVSAKKGELGIIPGSMGAKSFIVRGLGNEESFSSCSHGAGRTMSRTKAKNTFTVEDQIRATAHVECRKDEAVIDEIPMAYKDIDKVMHAQRELVEVLHTLRQVVCVKG from the coding sequence ATGAAAGCACACACTTACCAACTGCTCGAAGTCGCCAACGGCAAGCCGATCAAACTCTGGACCGAAGGCGTCCCGGTGGAAAACGAGGCCCGCGAGCAGCTGATGAACACGGCAAAGATGCCATTCATCTTCAAGCATCTGGCGGTGATGCCGGATGTGCATCTGGGCAAGGGCTCGACTATTGGCAGCGTGATTCCGACGGTGGGCGCGATCATCCCTGCGGCCGTCGGCGTGGACATCGGTTGCGGCATGATCGCCGCACGCACGTCGTTGACCGCAGCCGACTTGCCGGACAACCTGCAAGGTCTGCGCAGCGCCATCGAGCAAGCGGTGCCCCATGGCCGCAGTTCGAACCGTTCTCGGCGCGACAAGGGCGCGTGGGACGAGATTCCGCAGCAAGCCGATCTGGCCTGGGCGGGGCTTCAGCCACGTTTCAAACTGATCACCGACAAGTACCCGAAACTGACCAACACCAACAACCGTGGGCATCTGGGCACGCTAGGCAGCGGCAACCACTTCATCGAAGTGTGCCTGGATGAAGCCAACCGGGTCTGGTTCATGTTGCACAGTGGTTCTCGCGGTGTCGGCAACGCCATTGGCAACCTGTTCATTCAGATGGCTCAGGCGGATATGCGGCAACACATCGCCAACTTGCCGGATCGTGACCTGGCGTACTTCGAAGAAGGCAGCCAGCACTTCGATGATTACGTGGAAGCGGTGAGCTGGGCGCAGGACTTCGCCAGACAGAACCGCGAATTGATGATGCGCGCGGTGATTCAGGCCACGCGCCAGATCATTCGCAAACCGTTCGAGGTGGCGCTGGAAGCGGTCAACTGCCACCACAACTACGTGCAGAAAGAGCGGCATTTCGGCGAAGAAATCCTGGTCACCCGCAAAGGCGCGGTGTCGGCGAAGAAAGGTGAACTCGGGATCATTCCGGGTTCGATGGGCGCCAAGAGTTTCATTGTGCGCGGCCTGGGCAACGAAGAGTCGTTCAGCTCCTGCAGCCACGGCGCCGGCCGCACCATGAGCCGAACGAAGGCAAAGAATACGTTCACCGTCGAAGACCAGATCCGCGCCACGGCGCATGTCGAGTGCCGCAAGGACGAAGCGGTGATCGACGAAATTCCGATGGCCTACAAGGACATCGACAAAGTCATGCACGCCCAGCGCGAGTTGGTGGAAGTGCTGCACACCCTGCGGCAAGTGGTGTGCGTCAAAGGATAA
- a CDS encoding TROVE domain-containing protein has protein sequence MANFKLFNTQSKQLPACDTLNASGASAYAYTPKHQLAQLAVTGCLNQTFYASAESQLDQVLKLVAELDSRFVAKAAVYARQKGHMKDMPALLLAALTANRSTLVPEVFEQVIDSGKMLRNYVQILRSGATGRKSLGSQPKRLVQNWLNRATERQLLQASIGNQPSLADVVKMVHPKPAEAWREAFFAWLIGKPVDVQALPELTRDLLAFRSGASREVPAVPFQLLGNEILSKEQWAAQACNMGWQGLRINLNTLARHGAFEVPGCVEYVAARLADPQEVAKARVYPYQLLAAYRMVGDNVPLQIREALQDALELSLANVPKLEGAVVVCPDVSGSMGSPATGYRQGATTAVRCIDVAALVAAAVLRKQPAARVMPFEVKVVDIKLNPRDSVISNAEKLAAAFGGGTNCSAPLKKLADSKARVDTLILVSDNESWIDTRRRGASETMLQWERIKRINPQARLVCIDIQPGYATQAADRDDILNVGGFSDAVFDVVEQFTSGRYGAQHWVEAIEKMQ, from the coding sequence ATGGCCAACTTCAAACTCTTCAACACGCAATCGAAACAGCTGCCAGCCTGCGACACTTTGAATGCCTCCGGCGCCTCGGCATATGCCTACACGCCGAAGCATCAACTGGCTCAACTGGCGGTCACCGGTTGCCTGAACCAGACGTTTTACGCCAGCGCTGAAAGCCAGCTGGATCAAGTGTTGAAGCTGGTGGCTGAACTCGACAGCCGTTTCGTGGCGAAGGCTGCTGTCTACGCTCGCCAAAAGGGCCACATGAAAGACATGCCGGCATTGCTGCTCGCGGCGTTAACGGCGAACCGTTCGACGCTGGTGCCTGAGGTGTTTGAACAAGTGATCGACAGCGGCAAGATGTTGCGCAACTACGTGCAGATCCTGCGCAGTGGCGCCACCGGGCGCAAATCCCTCGGTTCGCAACCCAAGCGTCTGGTGCAGAACTGGCTGAACCGCGCGACCGAACGTCAACTGCTGCAAGCGTCGATTGGCAACCAGCCATCGCTGGCGGACGTGGTGAAGATGGTTCACCCAAAGCCGGCTGAGGCCTGGCGCGAAGCGTTCTTCGCCTGGCTGATCGGCAAACCGGTGGATGTGCAGGCATTGCCCGAGTTGACCCGTGATTTGCTGGCATTTCGCAGCGGTGCGAGTCGCGAAGTCCCCGCAGTACCGTTTCAACTGCTCGGCAACGAAATTCTGAGCAAAGAGCAATGGGCGGCGCAGGCCTGCAACATGGGCTGGCAGGGGTTGCGCATCAACCTCAACACCCTGGCGCGGCATGGCGCGTTCGAGGTTCCGGGTTGCGTCGAGTACGTGGCCGCGCGACTTGCAGATCCGCAAGAAGTGGCCAAGGCGCGGGTTTATCCGTACCAGTTGCTGGCGGCCTACCGGATGGTTGGCGATAACGTTCCGCTGCAGATCCGCGAGGCATTGCAGGACGCACTTGAGTTATCGCTGGCCAACGTGCCGAAGCTGGAAGGCGCGGTGGTGGTATGCCCGGACGTATCGGGTTCAATGGGCAGCCCAGCGACCGGTTATCGTCAGGGTGCAACCACCGCAGTGCGTTGCATTGATGTGGCGGCACTGGTCGCGGCGGCGGTGTTGCGCAAACAGCCGGCGGCGCGGGTGATGCCGTTCGAAGTGAAGGTGGTGGATATCAAGCTCAATCCACGGGACAGCGTGATCAGCAATGCGGAGAAACTGGCCGCGGCCTTTGGCGGCGGCACCAACTGCTCGGCGCCATTGAAGAAACTGGCGGACAGCAAGGCCAGGGTCGATACGCTGATTCTGGTATCGGACAACGAGTCCTGGATCGACACGCGGCGCCGTGGTGCCAGTGAGACCATGCTCCAGTGGGAGCGCATCAAGCGGATCAACCCGCAGGCACGGCTGGTGTGCATCGATATCCAGCCGGGTTATGCAACGCAGGCAGCCGACCGCGATGACATCCTGAATGTCGGCGGTTTCAGCGATGCGGTGTTCGATGTGGTCGAGCAGTTCACCAGCGGTCGTTACGGTGCCCAGCACTGGGTCGAAGCGATCGAGAAGATGCAATGA
- the rtcR gene encoding RNA repair transcriptional activator RtcR: protein MPNKRTVAIGFIGATLDRVGKGANRWSHWRPSVGLCQQPDVLIHRLELIHGIDARDISLAERVRADIQQVSPETEVHLHPMALRNPWDFEEVYGALHDFTTAYSFDTEHEDYLVHITTGTHVAQICWFLLTEARYLPARLIQTSPARRKSEDEQATGTHALIDLDLSRYDRIASRFANKRLEGLEFLKSGIATRNAAFNRSIEQIERVAVRSKAPMLLIGPTGAGKSFLARRIYELKRNRHQVQGRFVEVNCATLRGDGAMSALFGHVKGAFTGAQNARDGLLRAADGGMLFLDEIGELGADEQAMLLKAIEEKRFFPLGSDKEVDSDFLIIAGTHRDLRSRFAEGLFREDLYARINLWTFDLPGLAGRREDIEPNIDFELERHARDHGQLVRFNLEARRRYLSFASSREAAWLGNFRELSASITRMATLADSGRIDEAQVQEEIDRLRYAWGLAQADGVSDDLPGDADSLDLFDRLQLKAVIEVCRQADSLSDAGRRLFGVSRQAKAQPNDADRLRKYLSRFGIEWADLQGRKI from the coding sequence ATGCCCAACAAACGCACCGTCGCCATCGGTTTTATCGGCGCCACCCTGGACCGCGTTGGCAAAGGCGCCAATCGCTGGAGCCACTGGCGACCGAGCGTTGGCCTGTGCCAGCAACCGGACGTGCTGATCCATCGTCTGGAACTGATTCACGGTATCGACGCGCGCGACATCAGCCTCGCTGAACGGGTTCGCGCCGATATCCAGCAGGTCTCGCCGGAAACCGAGGTACACCTGCACCCCATGGCACTGCGCAATCCGTGGGATTTCGAAGAGGTCTACGGCGCACTACATGACTTCACGACGGCCTACAGCTTCGATACCGAGCACGAGGACTATCTGGTTCACATCACCACCGGCACCCACGTCGCGCAGATTTGCTGGTTCCTGCTGACCGAAGCACGCTATCTGCCGGCGCGCCTGATCCAGACCTCCCCCGCCCGACGCAAAAGCGAAGATGAACAAGCCACCGGCACTCACGCGCTGATCGACCTCGACCTGTCGCGTTATGACCGCATTGCCTCGCGTTTCGCCAACAAACGCCTCGAAGGCCTGGAGTTCTTGAAGTCCGGCATCGCCACCCGTAACGCGGCGTTCAACCGCTCCATCGAACAGATTGAACGCGTGGCCGTGCGCTCCAAGGCGCCCATGCTGCTGATCGGCCCGACCGGCGCCGGCAAATCGTTTCTTGCCCGACGCATCTACGAACTCAAACGCAATCGCCATCAAGTGCAGGGCCGGTTTGTTGAGGTGAACTGCGCCACCCTGCGGGGCGACGGTGCGATGTCGGCTTTGTTTGGTCACGTCAAAGGCGCTTTCACCGGCGCGCAAAACGCCCGCGACGGCCTGCTGCGCGCTGCGGACGGCGGCATGTTGTTTCTCGATGAAATCGGTGAGCTGGGCGCGGACGAACAGGCGATGCTGCTCAAGGCTATCGAAGAAAAGCGCTTCTTTCCGCTTGGCTCCGACAAGGAGGTCGACAGCGACTTCCTGATCATCGCCGGCACTCACCGCGATCTGCGCAGCCGCTTCGCCGAAGGCCTGTTCCGCGAGGATCTGTACGCACGCATCAACCTCTGGACATTTGATTTGCCCGGCCTGGCCGGCCGCCGCGAAGACATCGAGCCCAACATCGATTTCGAGCTCGAACGTCACGCTCGCGATCACGGCCAACTGGTGCGCTTCAACCTCGAAGCGCGCCGACGCTACCTCTCCTTCGCCAGCTCTCGGGAAGCAGCATGGCTGGGCAACTTTCGCGAACTGTCAGCGTCGATTACCCGGATGGCCACGCTGGCGGACAGCGGGCGGATTGATGAGGCGCAAGTGCAGGAAGAAATTGATCGGCTGCGTTATGCGTGGGGGCTGGCGCAAGCGGACGGCGTGTCGGATGACCTCCCGGGAGACGCCGATAGCCTCGACCTGTTTGATCGATTGCAATTGAAAGCGGTAATTGAAGTATGTCGGCAAGCGGACAGTCTGTCGGATGCCGGACGCAGACTGTTCGGCGTATCGCGCCAGGCCAAGGCGCAGCCGAATGATGCAGATCGCTTGAGAAAATACCTGAGCCGCTTCGGGATTGAATGGGCCGACTTGCAAGGCCGCAAAATATAG